The genomic segment aaagttttataaaacagATTCTTAACAACCACAACATCCATTAGACTCTTCACCGTTAGATGATAAACTTAGAAACAGAAACGTCATTAGATGATTAAACTCTATGATGAGAAAAGAAACCTCAACGATGACTTTAAAAAGCTACTAAGAAGCAGTTTTCTGAAATttcctttgtaaactcttatcctccggtttgggcaatcAATCTTGGGatcatcttttaatttaatgtttggttgaaaaaaaaaactactaagaaGCGGAGAGAGGGATTGGCTTCATAGCACTCTTAATCCGCTCAAAAGCTACTCTTACTCTTTCCTTCAGACCTGAATGCTCAATTTCTAGCTCTCCACTCTCTTTATCGACATTACCATCGACCCTGATCACCGGCTCACCGTATTTTCCGCCTATCTCCCAATGGTTTTTGCCAATTTCTCAACTAAAATACATTTCAACAGAGTGACAGACTCACTCACAGTTCTTCCGGGTCATGATCTTTGTGTTTCCATCGGGAAAGTCCGTGAAGAAATTGTAGATGGCCTTTGTGGTATGTGTCATGAAAACTCGTCCGTTGAATGACGTCTAATCAAACATTAATAATCTAAATTAGTTCCTTGCTATATTTTAATGCATTTAACATTACAAATCATACGCAAACAAGTACTTTGAAGTTTTTACATTCttagcagaaaaaaaaacagtacttTGAAGATGTTATAGCAACACGTACAAAACTATGTGGTTTGTCGTTCCACCCTCCCATgctaattattaaataaaataaaatttatcgaACTCCTTTGCACCATTTTAATCCAAATTATCTCTGTCCAATCCGGTATACTACTGTCCTGAAGCATATATACGTAAAAATTAGTGAGTTGTGTTGGAAATCGCAGTGAATAGTATGTATATCATATGGATAGccattaagtttttaaaatagtttgttTTCCCATGTCGAACCTTAACTGTATCTGTATTTCTATATCTCCTCTAACATATATCTCATCACTTGTTGATATGCTGGATACAcgatcacaattcacaaacttTTTTGCTCGTAACAAGTTATTAGCACGAAATCCTAGATTCATGAACATCGATATAGTAGGTTATTTCATGAGTCTAGGATTTCATGCTGATAACATATTGTGAGaaaaaagtttagaaattgTCTTTGTGTATTATTTGTTAATGAATGATAACCAGAGATATATAAGAGATACAATTAGGGTTCACCTTGAGGACCAACTAATCTCGAATCTTCTAAAACATTCCAATGGGACCATCATTAACATCTATGAATGATAAACGTATTGTTCATAacataaatcaatttttttttccactgaTTTTAGAAGACATCAGCACTAAGCCACTAATGGTGAGAATGATGTTGGTGTTCGGCCAGCCCATATTCTCGTTTTAGAAGTGGGTCCAATACTAAATTAAGAGGCCTAGTCTGAAAGTCATTAAACCCACATttacaaaaagagtaaaattaTTTCAGCTTAGTCCAACCTTTGTGCAATCATTTGAACAAATTCGAATTTAGAAATtaaactcaaaaactaaatttaacaaCAATATTCTAGTGCAACTGTGAattaagtttattaaaaaatctttttttgacATGTGCAAATTCGGCTGGCGAACACTGTCATCGAATCTTTGAGTAAGATAATCAGAGTTATTGATTAGGTTTTCCCTATCTGACTAATCAAATTCTAGATTCTTAATTCAAATATAAGAAACAGTGGAAACATTGAACCTTAcaaatatcatatatgtatgttttcttTATGTATCTTGTTTTGTAATGTATTAAGAATCTATCTGAATTGATTTTTCTTCGTTGACTCACTAAAGTTGCAAGTCTTCTAATACTTGTCGTTATATGCAAGATTTGAAATCTCAATCATGTGGTTTTAATAAAATCGTTTACTAATCATGGATTTTATATGGCTTATTATAATACTCCAGTATGACttagaagagagaaagatatatctatcattttcttttcttgagaacacaaagaatcaaactccgcataaaaccaaacaatttgagacctgatttttttttttatataatgtaaacacacaaaatacaAAAGCTAAAAACTACATTTTAGAATCAGACAAGACCATCGATTCTTCTATGTCTCATGTTGATCTCTTAAAAAAACTTCTTCAcacacatattaatatataaaaatatgtttcttaattAGTCATAATAGCAAATTTACGAGTAAAACTTGTAATCCTTTGCTTGAATAACGATTGTTCTTAACCCTCCGATCGGCGATAGAATCATTAAGCAAAGACCGAACATGATACATACCTGAAATAAAcagcaaacaaataaacacagtTTCACAAAACGCAACCGCAGATCGAAAACGCTAGAAAAAAACTAGTAAATGATAATGGTTACTTACCCAGTTTGCACACCAAGACAAGCTGTATTTCTTGGGTTTGTAGATTGCTAACCAAATGACGCAAGGGATCTGGAAAAAAGGGAAAGATTAAGTTAGTCTAATAATTTCTcaaggtttttagttttttattttattttcttatgaatAATAATTCATTCGAGCGTTTCAAAATCGAAAGCTTACAAAGTATGTGGTTGGAGCAAACGCAAATCCACCAAAGAACGCCAAAAGGCCACCGAAGAACGGAAACGTCATACCAACAAACATAGTGGCAGCtgtaatttatagttttaaaaaagtaaatacaCATAGAATTATGAAAAACTACTAAAcgagaattttaattaatttacttacCAACGTAGAAATTACGGACACAGAACCGAAGAGCTGTGGTCGGTCTGAAATTTAGCTTCTTGACCAATAAAGTCTCCATCATGTCAAACACCGGCATTGCATAGATCTACAACAAAACcagattttttggtttaggtCTGGTTAAAAACGGTTCTTTGTACCAAGATGGGACTTGgttaaattttcttgtttagaaaaaaactgACCTGGTAACTACCGATGACATGGATTACGACGAAGATGTTGGCGGTCGCGATTAACCATGCTGGTTTCTTAAGTGACATGAGAATGTTGTCTTCAACACCGTTTCCGAAGATATAATAACCGACGAGAGCCACGGGGAAGTAACAGAGCGCGACCACGATGTAAGCAACGATGACTCCTTTCCACATAGGACCTTTCGAAGGCTTCTCAGGCGTTGATGGGATAGTTGCTTGGATCTCAAGGACAACGTTGTGACCCGCGTAAGCGAACGCCACATCACCTAAACCGCTGAAGAAATTGAAAACCGTACCGGCTGTTGATTTCGCCTTGTAACCATATTGAACATCTTCTTGAACGCCTTTGCTCACTGATGCTCCCCATGCAATTGTTGAGTAGctagagaaaaaaaggaaattaatttAGAACCggttaaatcaaaccaaaccaatttcaACATTTTAAATTACCGAACCGGTTTAACTGATTTACCTGAGAGACATAACGGCAGCAGCGAGAGAAACGCCAGATATGGAATTGAAATTGGGAAGATGAGAGAGGACGAAATGAACAGAAGCGAAGATCATGATGAAATAAGTAAGTTTGATTGGTTTACAATCGTCACAAACTAGTTCATGAAATTTCTTTAACGATTTGCCTCCAGTGACCATATAAACGACGCAAACGCCGATTTCCACGATCAACTGTTGCGGCACGATGATATAAAGACCGAGCTTCTCACCAAACGCGTGCTGTCCGAGTTCGTGGTAACGGTCAAAACGTTTTCCCGGAACCATTTCGTGCATTTCTACCATTTGCCATAATGTGTATAGTGTTATGATCCATGACAGAACCAATACCGCAATTCCTGGTCCcctaaataaacaaacaaattaaaaccgGTTAGTATTTGATAGATTCGGTTTTGGTAAATTAAACcggtttttggttttggggaATTTACCATCCGAGCTGAGACATGGCGTAAGGGAGTCCAAGAACCCCGGCACCGACCATGGCGGTGACATTGTGAAAAGCAGAGTACCACCACTTAGCATTTCTTGACGAAGTAATTGGTAACCAATCTTCGATCTCTTTTTGTCTTGCTAATTTCTCCTCATCCAGCTTTGTTTTCACAAAttacaaatgaaacaaaagtcAATGATGGGACTAAtgggacaaaaaataaaataaagtaaatgtGTAAATAGGAGTGGATTTTGGAAGATCTATTGGTCTAAAATTTAGGTTTGGTAGAACGTCCCTAAAGTTTGGAAAAGTCAGAACTGACCCATACTGATAAAGTTCAGATCTAAGACTAAAAAGTAAGTGCAAAAGGTGAAGGACAAAATTAGAAGGAGtgaacaattaaattaaaaaaaaaaaaaaaatctacaaaatgaATGGAAGAAAAGTCAGCGGTTATATGTGGGTTACTAAATGATTTTTGAAGATGAAAAGTTTCATAGTATTATAATTTGTAGGTTAAGaggaaaacaaagtaaaagtATAAGAGTGGACTTTTGAAGATCCCCTTGGTGTAAACATGGTTTAAGGTTGGTagaccaaactaaaaaaaaaaaacaaaaataaagatctAAACTAGAGAACAAGTCGATTTTGTTGATTCTAAAAATCCAATGGAAGAAAAGTCAGCAATCATATATGCTGTGATTGGTTGGCTAAAAAAATGGGGTAAAAGGAAAATTAAGTAAAAGTATAAGGATGGATTTTTGGAAGATATCTCTTTGGTCTTTTCTGACGATCGCTTAGGTTGGTAGGATAGGATCATAGGAGTTCCATAGATTTTGGAAAAGTTAGAAACTGACCCATGTACCGTACTTCAAAGTTAATATCCTAAACTTACGAACAAAAAGTACAGAACTAGtggattaaattatttttttttgttttgttttttttttttttgtaataattcatttacataatttaaaagaaaaactcaagaaTTGAATTAAAGGATTTTAAACCTctgaaattgaagaaaaaaaattgtaagcttTTAATGAAGTCAGAGGTTTATAAGTCAACAAGTCAATAGCTTACAATAAATTAGTTCTGTCTTTAAGTTCTTAAATTCTCTCAACATCTATATATCTCTTAAGCAGTAAGCAccacaatttatttattttctggatatttaaaaaattgcgaaagaaaattgaatctttgcaaaaaaaaacctttggaaaagaaaaaatattataagaagcTCCGTGGGcgagagactaaaaacaaaagaaatatttttgtttattatttgatAATGAGACTCAGTTTTCAtctttagtttgtttttcttttttccccaaGAGAAGAACTCAACATTCCAATTTGCTTTAAccaaaaattagttaaaatgACGTACGacaaccttttttatttattaaaaagaatgaAGATCGATTATCGgaaactacaaattaaaatgaAGATCTGAATCACAATAATAAATAACGTCGTGagatcgagaaagagagagagagagactaacaTGATCATCATGAGGAGCTTGAGCTACCatggtgagagagagatagagagaggttgagagagagaagaaaagagaagaagagcttaACGAGTTCTCACACTTCTAAGAGATATTATGCTCAATATATATAGAGCTGCTCATGAAGATTATATACACACTTAGTTGGATattatgagagagagaaagtgagaaaattttaaaagtggaAGTTTTTGTTTGACTTCACAAACTACTTGTGGTGATGGGCATGATTTGTGAGCTGGACTCGGCTAATATATTCAACCTAGCTAAcattaatctttaaaattagTCGTAATAAATTATTACTCAAGTCACAACTAATTCATCTACTagatgtttaattaattatgaatcTAATTTCGGAGTATGTACTATCCCTAGCTAGTTTCATAACTTAAATAGGGTTGGCTAAGAAGAGAAGAGCGTTTGCTTTATTAGATGCTACTATACTTAAATGAGTGAAGCTTTATCTAACTcgaattttgtatgttttgcAAACTTAGTATGTGTAGTAATTAGATTAGATGATAGACTTTAATAAGTGAAGCTTTATCTTGCTCGCATTTAGTAgctaatgttttgtaaacttggataatttatatatatgtaccgcTTTAATCTAGTCAcggaatatttattttaatatattttcaaatacatGAATGTCGATGTAGATGACTCTTCAATGTATGTTTTGCTTTAtaacttaacttttttttgactAAACAATAAAGAGGGAGAAGAAAGCCGTTCTCTTTGTTCACACTTAGATTATCTCGTCTATACAGTATTATTTCATACGAGATAGTAATAGATAGAGTCGACCTTAACGATAGAAAATTTCTATAGTTTGCTGGGTAATATTTACCGATTGGGATCGGTTATTaatttagttgaattttaaTGGATATGTGAACActgaattttaaattactaccagaaataatatataataataagaaataaataggaaatattagaaaaaagaatatttaatgAGAATGACTTTTATATGTACGTAACACAAACGCTGGAAAAAGCGTTTGGTAATACGTTTAGCGTTGACCGCCGCCAACTTGTAACCAAAACAGCCCAAACACTGATATTTTGAGCATTCTCAACACGTTGTTTTGTAAGTTTTTGCTTTCTGTCAACATGTATACATTAATCTCTCAGTTcatacattattaatatatcaGTTCAGACTTGTGAGTTGTGTGAGTCGCCAGACAAAACCATTTCTTTATTggttttgaaatatatacaaCTACTATCATTTGTATACTGTGACTTTGAGGGAAACCACATCGACGTATGGTTATTAAATATCAGAATTGACTAATTTGTATACACATAAGATTCATAATGGTTTCATCTTGAAATGAATGATCGATCTGTT from the Camelina sativa cultivar DH55 chromosome 12, Cs, whole genome shotgun sequence genome contains:
- the LOC109124694 gene encoding lysine histidine transporter 1, whose product is MVAQAPHDDHLDEEKLARQKEIEDWLPITSSRNAKWWYSAFHNVTAMVGAGVLGLPYAMSQLGWGPGIAVLVLSWIITLYTLWQMVEMHEMVPGKRFDRYHELGQHAFGEKLGLYIIVPQQLIVEIGVCVVYMVTGGKSLKKFHELVCDDCKPIKLTYFIMIFASVHFVLSHLPNFNSISGVSLAAAVMSLSYSTIAWGASVSKGVQEDVQYGYKAKSTAGTVFNFFSGLGDVAFAYAGHNVVLEIQATIPSTPEKPSKGPMWKGVIVAYIVVALCYFPVALVGYYIFGNGVEDNILMSLKKPAWLIATANIFVVIHVIGSYQIYAMPVFDMMETLLVKKLNFRPTTALRFCVRNFYVAATMFVGMTFPFFGGLLAFFGGFAFAPTTYFIPCVIWLAIYKPKKYSLSWCANWVCIMFGLCLMILSPIGGLRTIVIQAKDYKFYS